Proteins found in one Pogoniulus pusillus isolate bPogPus1 chromosome 36, bPogPus1.pri, whole genome shotgun sequence genomic segment:
- the TNFRSF18 gene encoding tumor necrosis factor receptor superfamily member 18, translating to MAEQGTQVAHFKLRACLLLVLWQWAQRAAAAPCQHGELRAISKDQEKCCPQCSSGTANSRPCPDIEDQDCKCPRGYSCADTACSSCQKLPECMEGEELVRLGFVDFTFQCKPCEWGTYSNVKYSWCRNWTDCESFGFLTIRAGNSTHNAVCGLPTEDLQRAPVKALSLYTTILAILTAVALFVLILLTFLLHFCIWSLNKEKYSTAENLEHHFPWHLVPPQPSHHREETSSCQFPEEEHGEKSPEEKPCPFHLP from the exons ATGGCTGAGCAGGGCACCCAAGTCGCTCACTTCAAGCTTCGagcttgcctgctgctggtgctgtggcagtgggcGCAGAGAGCTGCGGCAGCGCCGTGCCAgcatggggagctgagagccatCAGCAAGGACCAAGAGAAATGCTGCCCCCAGTGCAGCTCGGGCACAG CAAACAGCAGGCCATGTCCAGACATCGAGGACCAGGACTGCAAATGCCCCCGGGGGTACAGCTGTGCTGACAccgcctgcagcagctgccagaaacTGCCTGAGTgcatggagggagaggagctggTCAGGCTGG GCTTTGTGGACTTCACATTCCAGTGTAAACCCTGCGAGTGGGGGACCTACTCCAACGTCAAGTACAGTTGGTGCCGCAACTGGACCGA CTGTGAAAGCTTTGGGTTTCTAACCATCAGGGCAGGCAACAGCACCCACAATGCAGTATGTGGCCTACCTACTGAAGATCTGCAACGAG CTCCTGTGaaagctctctctctctacaCCACCATCCTGGCCATCCtcactgctgtggctctgtttgTCCTCATCCTGCTGACCTTCCTCTTGCATTTCTGCATCTGGTCGCTGAATAAAGAGAAATACTCCACAGCAGAGA ATCTGGAGCatcacttcccctggcacctggTACCTCCACAACCCTCACACCACAGAGAGGAAACTTCCAGCTGCCAGTTTCCAGAAGAAGAACATGGAGAGAAAAGCCCAGAGGAAAAGCCTTGCCCTTTCCACCTCCCATGA